One Magnolia sinica isolate HGM2019 chromosome 2, MsV1, whole genome shotgun sequence genomic window, GAAGATATATTATTTGCCAACAATGACATGCAGGATTCACCTGCTATTGTTGCCCTGTGTCCAAATTTTCGTGAAAATGAGTGCACAATTGGGCTGGGTTTTGTTGATATGACCAAGAGAACCCTTGGTTTGGTGGAATTCCTCGATGATAGCCGATTCACGAATTTGGAATCAGCTTTGGTGTCTCTTGGATGCAAGGAGTGCCTCCTACCACTAGAGAGTGGAAAATCCACTGAAACAAGGACTCTGCATGATGCCTTAGCCAGATGTGGTGTACTTTTGACGGAGAGaaagaaatctgaatttaagtcgAGGGATTTGGTACAGGATCTTGGTCGGCTTGTTAAAGGTTCCATTGAACCGGTTCGAGATTTACTTTCTAACTTCCAATATGCCCTTGGGGCTCTGGGGGCCCTGCTTTCTTATGCAGAATTACTTGCAGATGAGACCAATTATGGGAATTATACTGTCCGAGAGTACAATCTAGGCAGTTACATGAGGTTGGATTCTGCTGCCATGAGGGCACTGAATGTTCTGGAGAGCAAAACAGATGCAAACAAAAATTTTAGCTTGTTTGGTCTGATGAACAGGACCTGCACTGCTGGCATGGGAAAACGATTATTGAACAGGTGGCTGAAACAACCTTTGTTGGATGTGAATGAAATCAATTGCAGACTCGATTTGGTACAGGCATTTGTTGAGGATACCGTGCTTCGTCATGATTTGAGGCAGCATTTGAAAAGAATTTCTGACATTGAGCGGCTGATTCATAATCTTGGGAAAAAGAGAGGTGGTCTGCAGCATATTGTGAAACTTTATCAGGCAATCTCTATTGTTTTATTTCTTTATTGTTTCCATATCTTCGTTTGGATATTTTTCATAATGTAACTTCATAGATGTACTTTCTAATACTCTCTCAGGTATTGTCTGAAAATTCAACCCGACGCTTCTTTATCATATTTTAAGCTGATTTGATCTAGAACTCATTTTGGCCAAGGCTCAATCTTGACTTAGTCGACTTGATTTGATTGAACAAGACTCAATTGAGTCATGTCCCTCACTGTATCATTTGATGTGTGGGAATCCAAAGTGCATTTCAAAATGGGATTTTAAAAATTCCATTTTGAAGTACATGTTTATACACATTGCTTTTGcccttatcatcatcatcatcatcatcatcatcatctaagccctatCCCAACTAGTGTTTGCAATATGGGTATCGTTACATGCATCGCAGgctggggatacggaaacatgtaTTGATATTGCTGGTTTTTTCGCCGATACTTGGAAAATGTCCCGTtgactgagggaaacattggggaaacacggGGAAAATGGTGGAGTTTCTCAAACttaaggagatgctaaaatacatatatttgtatatttaggaatcaaataattgcaacaaAGATGCATACGTGACATGTCTCTCTTTAATGGTGCTCTAAAAGCATGTACTACTAACTCAGGTTAACATTGGAGAAATATGGGGaagatggtggaatttttcaatgatagtttaggagatatatctacatatttaagaataaaataatatccaaaaaaacacatatttgcatatttaggaatcaaataataagtttcccttcaatgggggcctaaaagcatgtatcgttgactcagggaaacatggggaaaatggttgatccatccatccatgcatgcacttagatacatacaaacacacatgtataatccatccatccatccatgcatgcacttagatacatacaaacacacatgtataatccatccatccatccatggattcatacatacatacatacatacatataatgacaaatacatatatacacacatgcatgatccatccatccattcatgcatgcatgcacacatgcacgCGCACACATTCACACGTATCTAttgatccgtccatccatccaaccatccatctgtgcatgcatccatccatccatgcatgcatgcacacacacacataaaaacaTACATTTCATCATATGAcgatgcacccataaaaaaaattgaaatggaaacttccatttttttaataaacagattttttggtgatattattgaaatattgctgttgcattggtgatacaagcgacacctgaaatttacatagtaaaaaatataaatgatacattggcgatatcgatacattggtgatactgtGCCGAATGCTACTTTTGAGCAAATTTGTCCTCCCAATGTACTTGAAGAAATGCCCAAATTCCTCGTACTCTTGAAACTACCTGTTGAATGCTACTTTTTTCTCGCTTTCTGTATCCTTGAATTTGAATTATTTAGCTCAACCAACTTACTTTTACGTTATCGATCCCATTGGGACTAGTTTTCTTGGATCCATGATCATATTCGGTGGTAAATAGAAGGAAATTTATCAGcatttaaatcaaaatttagcTGTTATCTGCATGCCTCTTTTTCCTTTGGAAATTCATCAGTTGTACATCATAGATTGGTTGATATACTTCAATTACTTGGTTTCCTTATCCTTCTCTTCAGCACATCATTTCTTACATAAATCTTTTATTTATACAGTCAAGCATTAGACTTCCTTACATCAAAAGTGCCTTCGAGCAGTATGAAGGGCAATTTTCGTCGCTGATCAAAAAGAAGTATTTGGATCCCTTAGAGGAGTTGACAGACAATGATCACTTGAATAAGTTTATTGCTCTTGTTGAAAATTCTATTGACCTTGAGCAACTTGAGAATGGGGAGTACGTGATATCACCTGGTTATGACCAAAGTTTATCTGTACTGAAGAATGAGAGAGAAGCAGTGGAACAACGGATACACAATTTGCACAAACAGACTGCAAATGATCTTGATCTTCCAATGGATAAGGCTTTGAAGTTAGACAAAGGCACACAATTTGGACATGTTTTTAGAATCACTAAGAAGGAGGAGCCAAAAATTAGGAAAAAGCTCAGTGCCCATTTTATTATCCTTGAAACTCGGAAGGATGGAGTAAAATTTACAAACACAAAGCTTAAGAAGCTAGGGGATCAGTACCTTAAGCTACTCGAGGAGTACACAAATTGCCAAAAATCGCTTGTTGCTAAAGTGATTCAGACTACAACAACTTTCTCTGAGGTATTTTGAGCTGTATTGTTTACCCGAATTTTCTTGTTTCTTGTGTGTGGCCATTGTTTTGGTATGAGAGATATGCACAATACTTGCATGAGTGCACTTCCCAGTGGACTCTCAGCCATGTCGGCAGGTGTTCCACTTGATGGACCTAAGTAGCTCATCAGGTGAGCTCCATTGTGTAGATTCCTGGCCCTGGAATCAGGGCAGTCTGCTCATCTTTTGTGCCACATTCTATGTTGTATGTGGGCAATTGGTTATATTTTAATTGTGCATTCATTTTGTACATGtgtgcccacctgatgagtggattggcctatCTGTCTAGGGCATCTATATTTGATGAGTAGCTTTAACATTGCACATGTGCTGCATTTGATTGTCTTTTGGAATTAATGTGAAGTTTCATTGGTGCAGGTGTTTGAGTCTTTAGCAACGGTGCTTTCTGAGCTGGATGTCTTGCTCAGTTTCGCTGATTTGGCTACTAGTTGTCCGACTCCCTATATAAGACCTGACATCACTCCCTCGGTAATGATCCTTAATTGTTTTCAACATTTGTAAGATCATGGTATTTCTTTCTTGTCGGAGGAGATGCTCTTCCTCTCAAATTGCCCTCTTTCTTGTTGAGGTTTACAGGATGAAGGAGATATAATACTAGAAGGGAGTAGGCACCCTTGTGTGGAAGCTCAAGATGGTGTGAATTTTATACCAAATGATTGCACTCTTGTGAGTTTCTATGTGGAATTCTATATTGGAAATATGTCTGGCCCCTCAATTGTAGCAGCCTTTTATCCATGAAATGGCTTGCCTTTTGACCTGTTTGATTGTCTTTTATCACAGGTAAGGGGAAAAAGTTGGTTCCAAATCATCACTGGCCCTAACATGGGTGGGAAATCTACATTTATTCGACAGGTTTGATATTCATCTTTTAGTGACACTATTTAATCTTGTCAAGGTTAGTTGAATTTGGTCTCTGAATAATACCTTCACTGTTTGTAATGTATTGAACCCCACACTTGAGAGTGCTATTCAAAATTGAGATTACTTTTTTTTATATGTAATCACCCAATAATTATGTTGTCTGAGAATGCTCAACGTCATTCTAACTGGGAAAAGGGTGCCAAATATTTATACATGAATGATTTATCATGTGGTATTGTCCAAAATTTCCTGAAACCATGCAAAATTGCTAATACATGAACGATTATTGTACCCTACATTATGGAGTAGCTACCGTCGAACAAGTGAAATGCTTATTTCCGGTACACTCcgaatttggaccatccaaaaaTTCTCATCCCTTCGTCGTGACATTTACAACATGTTTTGACTCTCCACATGCTTTGGCTCGATTGCTCAGCCAAATCTTCTCTCAAACAAAATGATAGCCTATGTTTATGTATTTTGTTTGGGTGTTGATAACAGGGATGGAAACTTGTGCAAACCACATTCCGATTGTAACTGATTGTAATAACTTAAGAAGTGAACTCCCTGACATCTTTCATTGTCTGTTGATGTGAAAGTCAATTTGTTAGCATTACTTTGTAGCTTTATTCAGTTTGACCAGGTTATGCTTTCTGCCTTTTTCTGACCTGGCTGTAAGATTTCCATACAAATAAATACTAAGTCGATATGGCACTTGCAATGCGCATGAAGAGAAGAATTAGTTCGCAAAACATGGGAAAGGGGGAGAAGTGGTTGGTAGCAAGGTTTCTTTCGTTACACGGCTTCAccttgtaaaatacctgaatgctgtttattttgatttaaaaaCATTCTCATGCCCTTTAATAATGTATAGTTTTAGCAATTTGAAAAACCAACTGCATGCTACTTCTTGCccttgacaattttttttttttttccgacgcgcacacacacacaaagacacACAAACACAGTAGTAAACAGAACGCAAGGCTTGCAAATGTAGCAACTTCGTGGAAACTtgacaaaaataaaacaattaccATAAAATCTAAGAACACTGGTCAGGGGAGATTTGGTTCAAGTTTAAGGCTCTAAAAAGGCAAGGGGAAAGCCCAAAGGGACATGGGCAGAGGTAGTAACAAAagcttgatgacctatggtttaacttaGGACACAGTcctcgatagagtggaatggtggaacaggatcaGTGTAGCCTAACCCAATTAGTTTggataatgcttagatgatgCTGATGTTAACAGTAAAAATTGAAGAACAAAAATACTTGATATATAAATCATAATTAACCATAATGAAATATTTGACATTAGATTTATCAAACAAATATTTACTATTCTCAAATTAACCTGATTAGTGCTTAGTGTAAAACAAGCACACTAAAATTTATAGAAGTTATAAATAACAAGTTTGTTATTATAACATAGGCAATGCCAAATAGATTGAAACAACCACACAGTCAGGCCTACTTGCCGCATGGTTTGGGTGTGGTGTGCATGGGGTACATTAGCACTTCTGGTGGCTACATGGCTGGGCCCACTTAGCTATCTATTCGAATGCAACAAATAAATCAGATCTGTCTCTTTTTATAGAAATTACTGTGAAGTATGTATAGATAAAAATATAGCAAGTAATAATAAAGTACAGATATGGACCCATGGAAGCTGGTCTGTTATGTCCCACTGTGGGTTGCCCATGGCTAAAAGATCTTCTTGATGGGTTAATTGTAACATTTCAATTTGCGGATAAAAAAACTATCAATGGCTTCACTCATCTAGTGGTCCACATGTATGAAAATAACAGACTGTTTTAAAAACTTTACAATGGTCCAAAATCAATGTACATTTGTGGCTAGCTTGATGAGAGTATTAACCCGATTTTGGGCCAGATCATCTTTAAGGTGGGTCCATCTAATTTTTGGCCCAAGTGTCCCAAACACATGCTATATTGGCATGTTGAGCTCTGTCtacatgtgtgggcccacctgtgATCTATGTCGGACATCTACATTGTGCATTTCctgggtcccctctaggttatgggatatcccaaaaatcagctgtatgcagaactcaagtgggccatgccatctaaaaccttGTGAAATTGTGCCTAAAACACCTAAAaccacttgatggggcccacctaagtttttattggggctgaaattttgtgtgacccctcattcaattgggacacacaatggatggactggatgtttgaaccacatctcagttgGCCTTATAAAcgatcatgaaggtttcaatgggtggataCCCACTCTTAACTGTTATCTGTGGATGAAggtttttaagcttgtggcccaccacGGAAGGGTGCATCCGATTGATGGGTTGGATATTCGACATAGATCACGGTAGGGCCCAtaaaggtcaacctcatgggaagcttctcataaggtcgaccttatagtacattttccacacacacacacacacacacacacacacacacacaacaagtTGGTAGTAGACAAGTGGCGGATCTAGGTTTGTCTATGTATTGATCATGGTATTTATCTCGCCTTACGAGATTCTTTTTGGTAAAATTGAAACTGGTGTACTGATGAGGACGTCACATTACGTAAGCCTTTGCACACGCATTAGAGGCGGCGGGCCTCAATCTCTCTATGGCTAGGCGAGTATTTGTGTTGAAGACCCCATAGTGCATGTATGGATAtatggaagaccccacactgggaagatgtacatgggttgctttagggagtgatttggaccgttggatttgaGGGATGCAACGATCGAATTGTTGGATCTCATGGAGTACATGATTGGGTCGTTGATCGTAGACTATTTTTCATCATAGGACATATGTTTTAGGATCTAGTTTTATGTTTAATTTATGCTTTTGGACACTTTATGACTGGTTTTATATGTTTTTCTTTGAAATTGGTGGGCCAGGACAAACTTTTTTGGACCAACATGGAGTGTAAGATTGAGAGAAGTGGGGAACCCTCAGTTGCGCACTGGGTTGAGACGAAAGAAGTCCTTAAAGAAAAGtatctcattctctcttaatCGCCAGAGGCTCCTAGACCAGTGGCAGGCGTTGTTCCAGGGATTCATGACTGTGTCGGATTACATCGCCAAGTTCAAGGAATACATGATGCAATGTGACATTCAAGACCCGATGGTTACACTGTCAAGATTTAGGATGGGCCTCCGATTCAAGATCCAACGAGAACTCTATTCTCGTGACATTGGCACTTTGGAACacatgtaccaagtggtgcaAGACATCGAGTACTGTTTCAAAGCACTGGTTGGGAGGCATTTTGACTCTTGGGATTCAAGTGTTAAGACTTATCCTCAAGGGACTTAAGTCTAACATGGGAAGTCAATCCAAACCCCAAGTTGGTTCCCAATCCAACTCTAGAGATGTTAAAGGAAATGGGATAGCAAGTGTTAACTCTAGGGGAGGTGAACCAACATGATGCTTTAATTGCCATGGATTTGGTCACTTTGCGCATCAGTGTCCCTTAAAAGAGAGGAACAAGGCCTTAGTGATTGGCGAAGGTAAGGAAGAGGGAGATGAACATGGCAACTATGAAGAAGAAGTTTACCAACCCAATGTTACTGGTGCCAGTGACAAGGAAGTAGAAGAAGATGAGACCACACCACTTGCAGTAGTCATGTGCGCCTTGACCAATGCTAAGGAGACTGATGACTGGCGTCAGACTACAATTTTTTAcacctatgcaaaatgtggggagaaGATTTGTAAAGTCATTGTTGATAGTGGTAGTTGTACAAATGTGGTCTCCACTAGTACTTTATCCTATTCGGGTTTGAAACTTGAACTGCATCATGGGTTGACGCATCTTCCATGCCTGTCACCCAGTGATGTCTTGTGCCTGTTTATTTCAGATCCTATTTAGATTCGCTATGGTGCGGCGTTTTGCCCATGGATGTTggacacatcattttggggcGGCCTTGGTTATTTGACCGTTATGTGACAATATATGGCCGCTCGAATGTGTGCTCATTCATGCATCAAGGCAAGAATGTCACTCTAGTTCCTCTCCCACCAAAAAGCAGTGTGGAGAAGAAAGCTGAGGAGAAGTCGAGTAACCCAATGGATACGAGGAAATTCCAACCTAAGTCTCTCCATGTTATCAACGCCAAGGagttcgagagagagagagagactaaggtGGATTCAATGGTGTATGCCTTAGTGGCTAGAGAAGTTACACCTGAGGTTGGTGTAGAAGGACCCCTTGAGGTGATTTCGATTCTGGATGAGTTTCACAATGTATTCCTAGAGGACTTACCAAATGAGCTTTCACCCATGAGGcacatccagcatgccattgatcttatcctaggggcgactctaccaaaccttcctcattatcgaatgaaccctacggagcatgcagagttgaagaatcAGGTAGATGAGTTGCTTAGGAAGGGTTTCATTTAAGAGAGTTTGAGTCCGTGTGTCGTGCCAACACTTCTTATGCCTAAGAAAAATGATACAtgacgcatgtgtgtggacaataGAGCCATTAATAAGATAATGGTCAAGTACCGGTTTCCCATACTGtgtcttgatgatatgttagggATGATGGCGGGTGCCAccatctttttgaagattgacctcaaGACCGAGTATCACCAAATGTGTATATGCCTAGTAGATTAATGGAAGTAGCCTTCAAGACGGAGGATGCCTcgagcacatttatgagagtgatgacctaggtgttgagaccctttatgggtaAGTTCTTTGTGGTGTATTTCAATGACATtcagtagaaaaagatttgatgaggataatgtgaagaagagatgagaatattgagagaggagGAAAGTTTGGGAGTGATAATGTGTtgggcttgcatgccctaacacataatattttattatgaaaaagcatatagtacactgcaggggaatagggaagtgtgcacatgcacttacactaaaaggacacaataaatacaatacactagcattctctatactctccctcaagttggagcatagatgttgatcatgcccaacttgtcacaaACACggtgaagagcatctcgactcaaggattttataagaacatcagcaagttgatccccagatcgaacaaaaggagtgacaatttccttagaagcgactttctcccgaataaagtgacagtcaacctcaatatgcttggtttgcTCGTGGAAAACTgagttacgagcaatatggatggccgtttgattgtcacagtgaagaggaataggacccgaaggaggatagccaagttcttcaagaagattgtgaagccacacaagttcacatgtcgcatgagccatagcacgatattcagcttcagccgaggaccgggcaacaactggctgctttttgctcttccaggttataagattgccacctaggaaggtaccgAAGCCGGTTGTAGAGTGGCcatcaaaagtactacc contains:
- the LOC131237554 gene encoding DNA mismatch repair protein MSH2, translating into MEENSPEQQQNKLPELKLDARQAQGFISFFKTLPKDERAVRFFDRRDYYTAHGDNATFIARTYYHTTTALRQLGSGSNGLSSVSASKNMFENIARDLLLDRTDHTLELYEGSGSNWRLSRTGTPGNLGSFEDILFANNDMQDSPAIVALCPNFRENECTIGLGFVDMTKRTLGLVEFLDDSRFTNLESALVSLGCKECLLPLESGKSTETRTLHDALARCGVLLTERKKSEFKSRDLVQDLGRLVKGSIEPVRDLLSNFQYALGALGALLSYAELLADETNYGNYTVREYNLGSYMRLDSAAMRALNVLESKTDANKNFSLFGLMNRTCTAGMGKRLLNRWLKQPLLDVNEINCRLDLVQAFVEDTVLRHDLRQHLKRISDIERLIHNLGKKRGGLQHIVKLYQSSIRLPYIKSAFEQYEGQFSSLIKKKYLDPLEELTDNDHLNKFIALVENSIDLEQLENGEYVISPGYDQSLSVLKNEREAVEQRIHNLHKQTANDLDLPMDKALKLDKGTQFGHVFRITKKEEPKIRKKLSAHFIILETRKDGVKFTNTKLKKLGDQYLKLLEEYTNCQKSLVAKVIQTTTTFSEVFESLATVLSELDVLLSFADLATSCPTPYIRPDITPSDEGDIILEGSRHPCVEAQDGVNFIPNDCTLVRGKSWFQIITGPNMGGKSTFIRQVGVNVLMAQVGCFIPCDRASISVRDCIFARVGAGDCQLRGVSTFMQEMLETASIMKGATDKSLIIIDELGRGTSTYDGFGLAWAICEHLVEVTRAPTLFATHFHELTALADEEVQHDPQRRPILGVANYHVGAHIDPSSRKLTMLYKVEPGACDQSFGIHVAEFANFPQTVVDLAREKAAELEDFSSVPVVSNDSKEKVGSKRKREHVLSPEDIARGAARAHQFLQEFSTLPLDQMDLKQALQQVGQMRGNLERDAVDNPWLQQFF